Proteins encoded by one window of Blastopirellula marina:
- the lpdA gene encoding dihydrolipoyl dehydrogenase: MAHTQLAVIGGGPGGYAAAFLAADEGMEVTLIEKEPRLGGTCLLRGCIPSKALLHVARVIDEVHELNKDWGVTFSEPQIELDKLRARKEGVIKSLSTGLGQLAKKRNVTVIKAKASFIDSSTLELEGDDPSIPEGGKLTFDHAIVATGSVAAMPPAFQIDSPRVMDSTGALELQDIPETMLVIGGGYIGLEMGTVYAHLGTKVSVVELTDGLLPGADRNLVKPLAKKLEELFEGRIFTNTKVGSLGDRDGKVEVAFEGPNKFGTFKYDRVLVSIGRWPNTKGIGLENTQCVVDKRGFIGVDKQLRTADPKISAIGDVTGNPMLAHKATHEGRAAVEAILGHPVSFEPAAIPAVIFTDPEIAWAGLMEEEAKAMGKKVEVAMYPWAASGRAQALGRTDGLTKWIIDPETQRVLGCGIVGPGAGEMISEAVLALEMRAEVFDLTSTIHPHPTLSETVMNAGEVFFGTATEIYKPKKKS, translated from the coding sequence ATGGCTCATACCCAATTGGCGGTCATCGGTGGTGGTCCTGGGGGCTACGCAGCAGCTTTTTTGGCTGCCGACGAAGGAATGGAAGTCACCCTCATCGAAAAAGAACCGCGTCTCGGGGGAACGTGTTTGCTGCGTGGATGTATCCCATCCAAGGCGCTTTTGCACGTAGCACGCGTGATTGACGAAGTTCACGAACTAAACAAGGACTGGGGTGTCACCTTCAGTGAACCACAGATCGAGCTCGACAAGCTGCGTGCTCGCAAAGAAGGGGTGATTAAGTCCCTTTCGACCGGCCTGGGGCAACTCGCCAAGAAGCGAAATGTGACCGTCATCAAGGCCAAAGCCAGCTTCATCGATTCGAGCACGCTCGAACTGGAAGGGGACGATCCTTCCATTCCTGAAGGGGGTAAGCTGACGTTTGATCACGCGATTGTCGCCACGGGTTCGGTGGCTGCCATGCCGCCCGCTTTTCAGATCGACTCGCCACGGGTGATGGACTCGACCGGCGCTCTGGAGCTGCAAGACATTCCCGAAACCATGCTGGTGATCGGTGGTGGCTATATCGGCCTGGAAATGGGCACTGTGTACGCCCACCTGGGTACCAAGGTCAGTGTCGTCGAGTTGACCGATGGACTTCTACCGGGTGCCGACCGTAACCTGGTCAAACCGCTGGCCAAGAAGCTGGAAGAATTGTTCGAGGGTCGTATCTTCACCAACACCAAGGTCGGTTCGCTGGGCGATCGCGACGGCAAGGTCGAAGTTGCCTTCGAAGGTCCAAACAAGTTCGGCACATTCAAGTATGACCGCGTCCTGGTTTCGATCGGTCGCTGGCCGAACACCAAGGGAATTGGCCTGGAAAACACGCAGTGCGTTGTCGACAAGCGAGGTTTCATTGGGGTCGATAAGCAGCTTCGCACGGCTGATCCGAAGATCTCGGCCATTGGCGACGTGACCGGCAACCCAATGCTCGCTCACAAAGCAACGCACGAAGGTCGTGCCGCCGTCGAGGCCATTCTGGGCCACCCGGTTTCCTTCGAGCCTGCTGCGATTCCGGCCGTGATCTTCACTGATCCAGAAATTGCCTGGGCTGGTCTGATGGAAGAAGAAGCCAAAGCCATGGGTAAGAAGGTCGAAGTGGCCATGTATCCATGGGCTGCCAGCGGACGTGCCCAAGCATTGGGGCGTACCGATGGGTTGACCAAGTGGATCATCGATCCTGAGACCCAACGCGTTTTGGGCTGCGGTATTGTCGGACCTGGGGCCGGTGAGATGATTTCCGAAGCCGTTTTGGCACTGGAAATGCGAGCCGAAGTCTTTGATCTGACCTCGACAATTCACCCGCATCCGACCCTAAGCGAGACGGTTATGAACGCTGGTGAGGTATTTTTCGGAACCGCTACCGAAATTTACAAGCCAAAGAAGAAGTCGTAA
- the rpsD gene encoding 30S ribosomal protein S4 has product MGHYTGPKAKINRRLGAMIYESRGAMRAADRRPNPPGMHNRPKRPSNYGAALMEKQKIKHYYGIGEKQLRRYFAHAKHSKGNTGENLLSLCERRLDNIVRRAGLALTRCQARQGIVHGHFLVNGQKVDKPSYQMRPGDVVSVRNREKLQILYRSIHGDASGEPAAFLSPDPETLSVTYDAVPGPEDFSLPVDVNMVVEFMSR; this is encoded by the coding sequence ATGGGCCATTACACAGGTCCCAAGGCCAAAATCAACCGTCGTCTCGGTGCCATGATTTATGAAAGTCGCGGCGCTATGCGTGCTGCTGACCGCCGGCCTAATCCCCCAGGTATGCACAATCGTCCAAAGCGCCCGTCCAACTACGGTGCTGCTTTGATGGAAAAGCAAAAGATCAAGCATTATTACGGCATTGGTGAAAAGCAGCTCCGTCGCTATTTTGCCCACGCCAAGCACAGCAAGGGCAACACGGGTGAAAACTTGTTGTCGTTGTGCGAACGCCGCCTGGACAACATCGTCCGTCGTGCCGGTCTGGCACTGACTCGCTGCCAGGCTCGCCAGGGTATCGTGCACGGTCACTTCCTGGTCAACGGCCAGAAGGTTGACAAGCCATCGTACCAGATGCGTCCCGGCGACGTGGTTAGCGTCCGCAACCGTGAAAAGCTGCAGATTCTGTATCGCAGCATCCACGGCGATGCTTCCGGTGAACCAGCAGCGTTCCTGTCACCCGATCCGGAAACCCTGTCGGTGACCTACGACGCCGTTCCAGGTCCTGAAGATTTCAGCCTGCCGGTGGACGTGAACATGGTGGTCGAATTCATGTCGCGTTAA
- a CDS encoding Gfo/Idh/MocA family oxidoreductase, producing MRKPVLSRRSFLQTSAAAAMVAGTGFHQLAAAAESKSANELLDIACIGVQNRASANVSGVSGQNLVALCDIDDGYLNKALNQYSKHKSKKYNDFRVLLDKEKNIDAVVVSTPDHTHAPASMWAMQLGKHVYCEKPMTHTVHEAREMTNFAVKNKLATQLGTQIHAGNNYRRVVEAIQSGAIGNIQHVDVWVGKGWGGGTVPTDTPPVPKGVHWDLWLGPAAERPYSPVYMPAQWRRWWDFGGGTLGDMGCHYIDVVFWALKLKYPTKISAEGPEPDAHTAPLGLTVNYDFPKTDVAPAVTMKWRDGDHCPKEINGHKVPGSGVMLHGDKGMMLATYGDFKLLPQEDFQDWKAPEESIPNSIGHYEEWIKAIKEGTPTTCSFDYSGPLTETVLLGNVAYRSGGPIEWDAKALKVTNNDSANQFIERKYREGWRI from the coding sequence ATGAGAAAACCAGTTCTAAGTCGCCGCTCCTTTCTCCAAACATCTGCTGCAGCTGCCATGGTTGCCGGAACAGGTTTCCACCAGCTTGCCGCGGCCGCTGAGTCGAAGTCTGCGAACGAGCTATTGGATATCGCGTGTATCGGTGTTCAGAACCGTGCCTCGGCCAATGTCAGTGGCGTTAGCGGCCAGAACCTGGTCGCGCTGTGCGATATCGACGACGGCTACTTGAACAAGGCATTGAATCAATACAGCAAGCACAAGTCGAAGAAATACAACGACTTCCGAGTTCTGCTGGACAAAGAGAAGAACATCGATGCCGTCGTAGTCAGCACGCCGGACCATACGCACGCCCCGGCTTCGATGTGGGCGATGCAGCTAGGCAAGCACGTCTACTGCGAAAAGCCGATGACCCACACGGTTCACGAGGCCCGCGAGATGACCAACTTCGCGGTCAAGAACAAGCTGGCCACGCAGCTCGGTACCCAGATTCACGCAGGCAACAACTATCGCCGCGTGGTCGAAGCCATTCAATCAGGTGCCATCGGCAACATCCAGCACGTTGATGTCTGGGTTGGCAAAGGCTGGGGGGGAGGTACCGTTCCTACCGATACGCCACCGGTTCCCAAGGGAGTGCACTGGGATCTGTGGCTCGGCCCAGCAGCCGAGCGTCCCTATTCGCCGGTCTACATGCCAGCCCAGTGGCGACGCTGGTGGGACTTCGGTGGTGGTACACTCGGCGACATGGGCTGCCATTACATTGACGTGGTCTTCTGGGCACTCAAACTGAAGTACCCCACCAAGATCTCGGCCGAAGGCCCCGAGCCAGATGCCCATACGGCACCGCTCGGCTTGACCGTGAATTACGATTTCCCCAAAACCGATGTCGCTCCGGCCGTCACCATGAAGTGGCGCGACGGCGATCACTGTCCGAAAGAAATCAACGGACACAAGGTCCCTGGTTCCGGCGTGATGCTCCATGGCGACAAGGGGATGATGCTGGCCACCTACGGCGACTTTAAACTGCTGCCGCAGGAAGACTTCCAGGACTGGAAAGCCCCTGAAGAAAGCATACCCAATTCCATTGGTCACTACGAGGAATGGATCAAGGCCATCAAGGAAGGCACACCCACAACGTGTAGTTTCGACTACAGCGGCCCACTGACCGAAACGGTTCTGCTAGGCAACGTCGCCTACCGCAGCGGTGGACCAATCGAATGGGACGCCAAGGCCCTGAAGGTCACCAACAACGACTCGGCGAACCAGTTCATCGAGCGAAAGTACCGCGAAGGTTGGCGGATCTAG
- a CDS encoding VOC family protein: MPRPIPIKNLNHLALAVRDARVACGFYRDVLGFREVERPPFNFPGAWLVGYGIQIHILETDHLGEYGDNPNSRANHYAFAVDDNSDLVDILNEHGIEFIQRVNAGNVHQTFFQDPDGHTIEVALYPADPPFVD; the protein is encoded by the coding sequence ATGCCCCGCCCGATCCCCATTAAGAACTTGAATCACCTGGCCCTGGCCGTGCGCGATGCCCGCGTTGCTTGCGGTTTCTACCGCGACGTCCTCGGTTTTCGCGAAGTTGAACGCCCTCCGTTCAATTTCCCCGGAGCATGGCTGGTGGGATATGGCATTCAGATACATATCCTGGAAACGGATCACCTCGGAGAGTACGGCGACAACCCGAACTCCCGCGCGAATCACTACGCATTCGCCGTCGACGACAACAGCGACCTGGTCGATATCCTCAACGAGCACGGCATCGAGTTCATCCAGCGGGTTAATGCCGGCAACGTGCATCAGACGTTCTTTCAAGATCCTGACGGGCACACGATTGAAGTGGCCTTGTATCCGGCGGATCCACCGTTTGTTGATTAG